Proteins encoded within one genomic window of Columba livia isolate bColLiv1 breed racing homer chromosome 1, bColLiv1.pat.W.v2, whole genome shotgun sequence:
- the PTHLH gene encoding parathyroid hormone-related protein, protein MFTKLFQQWSFAVFLLSYSVPSYGRSVEGISRRLKRAVSEHQLLHDKGKSIQDLRRRIFLQNLIEGVNTAEIRATSEVSPNPKPATNTKNYPVRFGSEDEGRYLTQETNKSQTYKEQPLKASGKKKKAKPGKRKEQEKKKRRARSAWLNSDMYGSSVTVSPLLDNSVTTHNHNLRRR, encoded by the exons ATGTTCACTAAACTCTTCCAGCAGTGGAGTTTCGCAGTGTTTCTGCTGAGTTATTCCGTGCCTTCTTACGGGAGATCAGTAGAGGGGATCAGCCGCAGAct CAAACGAGCTGTATCAGAGCACCAGCTATTGCATGACAAGGGCAAGTCAATCCAAGACTTACGAAGAAGAATATTCCTTCAAAATTTAATTGAAGGTGTCAACACTGCAGAAATTCGTGCAACTTCAGAGGTTTCACCTAACCCTAAGCCTGCTACCAACACGAAGAACTACCCTGTCCGATTTGGTAGCGAAGATGAGGGCAGATACCTAACTCAGGAGACAAACAAATCACAGACCTACAAGGAGCAACCCCTGAAGGcatcagggaagaaaaagaaagcaaagcctgGAAAACGTAaggaacaggagaagaaaaagaggcgAGCTCGCTCAGCTTGGCTAAATTCTGACATGTATGGAAGCAGTGTGACCGTGAGCCCACTCTTGGACAACTCCGTTACTACACATAATCACAATTTAAG gaGGCGCTGA